One part of the Parabacteroides sp. FAFU027 genome encodes these proteins:
- a CDS encoding glycoside hydrolase family 105 protein — MRKSSKLFCTIVAALFVVGAFAQTQKVDKYQPWSVRMTKSDIIRNPKAWMLDFTKELKWNYCQGLGCQAFLDVYDRYGDKSLYNYVKAYTDTIIDKDGKILTYNKNNYSLDMVNPGKILFRMYARTGDKRLKNALDSLYAQLKTHPRTPQGGFWHKKVYPNQMWLDGLYMGAPFYAEYNKTFNHPKAQADVVKQFLLVAKHTYDPKTGLFRHAWDASKAMPWADKTTGQAPHVWGRAMGWYMMAIVDALDFLPKNQPGRDSMIVILQNGAKSLLKYQDKTTGAWYQVLDMPDRAGNYQEATCTSMFAYAMLKGVRKGYLPVQYRAVALKAYNGLIKNFIKVDDNGIVSLTRCCGVAGLGGNPYRDGSFDYYVHELIRDNDPKGVGPFIMASLEVESLNKNKK; from the coding sequence ATGAGAAAATCATCAAAACTATTTTGTACAATTGTTGCCGCACTATTCGTCGTGGGTGCATTTGCCCAAACTCAGAAAGTAGATAAATATCAGCCCTGGTCTGTCCGTATGACAAAGTCGGATATTATCCGCAATCCCAAAGCCTGGATGCTCGACTTCACTAAAGAGTTGAAGTGGAACTATTGCCAGGGATTGGGTTGTCAGGCATTCCTCGATGTGTATGACCGATACGGAGATAAAAGCCTTTACAACTACGTAAAAGCCTATACCGACACCATCATTGATAAAGACGGAAAAATCCTGACATACAATAAAAACAACTATTCACTCGATATGGTCAATCCGGGTAAAATCCTCTTCCGGATGTATGCCCGCACCGGCGATAAACGCCTGAAGAATGCGCTAGACTCGTTGTACGCTCAGTTGAAAACTCATCCGCGCACCCCACAAGGCGGATTCTGGCACAAGAAAGTTTATCCAAACCAAATGTGGCTGGACGGGCTTTACATGGGCGCACCTTTCTATGCTGAATACAACAAGACCTTTAATCATCCCAAAGCACAGGCTGATGTGGTGAAACAGTTCCTGCTCGTTGCCAAACATACTTATGATCCTAAAACCGGACTCTTCCGCCACGCGTGGGATGCCAGCAAGGCAATGCCCTGGGCTGACAAGACAACCGGACAGGCGCCTCACGTATGGGGACGTGCGATGGGATGGTATATGATGGCCATCGTGGATGCACTTGACTTCCTTCCGAAGAACCAACCAGGCAGAGACTCTATGATTGTCATCCTGCAAAACGGTGCAAAATCATTACTGAAATATCAGGATAAAACCACCGGAGCCTGGTACCAGGTGCTTGATATGCCCGACCGCGCAGGCAATTACCAGGAAGCGACCTGCACCTCAATGTTTGCCTATGCCATGTTGAAAGGCGTGCGCAAAGGATATCTTCCCGTTCAATACCGCGCTGTGGCACTCAAAGCCTACAACGGACTGATCAAGAACTTCATCAAGGTAGATGATAACGGGATTGTTTCACTGACCCGTTGCTGCGGTGTAGCCGGATTAGGTGGAAATCCTTACCGTGACGGTTCGTTTGATTACTACGTACACGAATTGATTCGCGATAATGACCCGAAAGGTGTGGGCCCCTTCATCATGGCCAGCCTTGAGGTGGAAAGCCTCAACAAAAACAAGAAATAA